The Rhodocytophaga rosea genome has a segment encoding these proteins:
- a CDS encoding glycosyltransferase family 9 protein, with protein sequence MVPQSILIIQTAFIGDVILATSLIEKLRQYYPEAQLDFLVRKGNEGVLQDHPYMRNILIWNKKQGKYKSLYDLLQYIRSEQYDVVVNLQRFASMGFLTALSGAKQKIGFDKNPFSFFFDIRVPHRIGEGNHETERNQALLTHLTDTIVKKPRLYPAKADYEAVLSLQHTPYICIAPTSVWFTKQFPQEKWIELINQLPEHYTIYLLGSPADHQACEDIKTGASKNTVVNLAGKLSLLQSAALIEKALMNYVNDSAPMHMASAMNAPTCAVYCSTIPAFGFGPLSGQAFIIEKQEPLYCRPCGLHGYKACPEGHFKCAHDIQIPRLTRLVK encoded by the coding sequence TTGGTTCCACAAAGTATTCTGATAATTCAAACGGCTTTTATTGGCGATGTTATTCTGGCAACCAGCCTGATTGAAAAACTGAGGCAATACTATCCGGAGGCTCAACTAGATTTTTTAGTCAGGAAAGGGAATGAAGGTGTGCTGCAGGATCATCCGTATATGAGGAATATATTGATATGGAATAAGAAACAGGGAAAGTACAAAAGCCTGTATGACTTACTGCAATACATCCGCTCAGAACAATATGATGTAGTAGTGAACCTGCAACGTTTTGCCTCGATGGGTTTTCTCACTGCCCTTTCAGGTGCCAAACAGAAAATAGGTTTCGACAAAAATCCCTTTTCTTTCTTCTTTGATATACGTGTTCCACACCGGATTGGCGAAGGAAATCATGAAACAGAAAGAAACCAGGCATTACTTACGCATCTGACAGATACCATCGTTAAGAAACCCAGATTATATCCGGCAAAAGCTGATTACGAAGCGGTACTATCGTTGCAACATACGCCTTATATCTGCATCGCTCCTACTTCAGTATGGTTTACCAAGCAATTTCCGCAGGAAAAATGGATTGAATTAATCAACCAGTTGCCAGAACACTATACCATCTATTTACTTGGCAGTCCGGCTGATCATCAGGCTTGTGAAGATATTAAAACGGGGGCTAGTAAAAATACCGTAGTTAACCTGGCTGGTAAACTTTCGCTGCTACAATCTGCCGCTTTAATAGAAAAAGCCTTGATGAATTATGTAAATGATTCGGCACCCATGCATATGGCTTCGGCTATGAATGCACCTACGTGTGCGGTATACTGCTCTACCATCCCTGCCTTTGGCTTTGGCCCTTTATCAGGTCAAGCTTTTATTATAGAAAAACAAGAACCACTTTACTGTAGACCGTGTGGTTTGCATGGCTACAAAGCTTGTCCGGAAGGCCATTTCAAATGTGCGCACGACATACAAATACCACGACTCACCAGATTGGTTAAGTAG